The nucleotide window AGATGCCAAGAATCCACCCACCAGTCTCACATTATCTCATCACATGGAGAAACCTGCAGTTCCAATGAACGAGAAAACGGAGCCGTGTGCCCCGCCTAAGTGCAGCGACCTCAATGCATCAGAAGttcttccttttctgcctcctcgGCTGGAGTCAGGGCATTCCCCCAAGCATCCAAATCCTAAGGTTGAAGGATGCAGGAAGACCCCGGTAGAGCAGCCGGCTCAATGCCGGCCGACACTGAAGGCCCAAAATCAGCCTGTTCAGCTGGGAGTCGACTTCCAAGGTCAATCCCCAAAGCCTCCAGCTAAGACTGGTGGTCCACCCGTTCAGCCAACAGTAGAGGCCCAGAGTAAGCCCACTCAGGCTCTGATAGGGCCCCATAGTCCACCTCCACAGCCTAAAGCATGTGATGTTCAAACCCCGCAGCCTAGAGCAGGTGCCCCTGGAGATGAGACCAGCAGTCTGATGCCAATACCTACACCCAAGGGCCAAGGTCAGTCTGTACAGCCTAAACACAAAGGCCAAGGGCAGCCTGTTCAGCCTAAACCCAAGATGCATGGTCAACCTGTACAGCCTACAGCAAAGGCCCAAGGTCAGCCTGTACAGCCTAAAGCAGAGATCCATGGTCAGCATTTACAGCCTAAAGTAGAGGCCCATTGTCAGCCTGGGCAGCCTAAAGCACTGGCACAAGGTCAGCCTGGACAGCCTAAAGGAGAAGACCATGGTCAGCCTGTACAGCCTACAGCAAAGGCCCAAGGTCCACCTGTACAGCCTACAGCAATGGCCCAAGGTCAGCCTGTACAGCCTACAGCAAAGGCCCAAGGTCAGCCTGTACAGCCTAAAGCAGAGATCCACAGTCAGCATTTACAGCCTAAAGTAGAGGCCCATTGTCAGCCTGGACAGCCTAAAGCAGTGGCCCAAGGTCAGCCTGGACAGCCTAAACTAGTGGCCCAAAGTCAGCCTGGACAGCCTAAACCAGTGGCTCAAGGTCAGCCTGGACAGCCTAAAGCAGAGATCCACAGTCAGCATTTACAGCCTAAAGTAGAGGCCCATTGTCAGCCTGGACAGCCTAAAGCAGTGGCCCAAGGTCAGCCTGGACAGCCTAAACTAGTGGCCCAAAGTCAGCCTGGACAGCCTAAACCAGTGGCTCAAGGTCAGCCTGGACAGCCTAAAGCAGAGCCCCAGTGTCAGCCTGTACAGTCTAAAGTAGAAGTTCAAGGTCAGCATGTACAGCCTAAAGCAGTGGCCCAGTGTCAACCTATAGAGTCTAAAGCAGAGGCCCATGGTCAGCCTGTACAGCTTAAAGCAGTAGCCCAAGATCAGGCTGTAGAGCCAAAAgcagaagcccaaggtcaccctgtacAGCCTAAAGTAGAAGTCCAAGATCAGCATGTACAGAATAAAACAATGGCTCAATATCAGCCTGCAGAGCCCAAAGCAGAGGCCCATGGTCAACTTGTACAACCTAAAGCAGTGGTCCAAGACCAGCCTGTAAAGCTTAAAGCAGAAGTCCAAGGTCAGTATGTACAGCCTAAAGTAGAGGTCCATGGTCAACCTATACAGCCTAAAACAGTGGCTCAGTGTCAGCCTGTACAGCCTAAAGCAGAAGCCCAAGGCCAGCCTGTACAGCCTAAAGGAAAGGCCCCAGGTCAGCCTGAACAGCCTAAAGCAGTGGCTCAAGGTCAGCCTGAACAGCCTAAAGCAGAAGCCCAAGGCCAGCCTGTACAGCCTAAAGGAGAGGCCCCAGATCAGCCTGAACAGCCTAAAGCAGTGGCCCAAGGTCAACCTGCACAGCCTAAAGCAGAGGCCTCAGGTCATCCTGAACTGCCTGAAGGAGAGATCCTTGGCCTTGGCCCCAAGCATCAGGTGAAGACCGACAGGAAAGGAGTAGATCAAGCATAGTATTCTATCAATTCTGGCTGATTATTTTAAGGTGTGTGTCTCCATTTTCACAGATTGATTTCTTGAAGAAAATTAGTGCTGGGAGATCAAGATGGAAAGGCTCGATTTGCCTGTTTTTCTGACCAAGTGTTGTGTATTTGAAATCCTTGCCCTCTGCAGTATTCTATCACATTTGAAGTTTTCAGTTCAACACTTAGTAGAAGCAAAAGTAGAAGAAGCTCAGAAGGAgagtgtgccctaatggatagggcaagggcctcagagtcagaaggacctgggctctaatcccatctccaccacttgtctgctgtgtgactttgggtgagtcatttaacttccctgtgcctgttacctcatcagtaaaatggggattaagactgtgagccccattttggacataaactgtgtccaacctgttgtatctaccccagcatttagtatagtgcctggcaaatagtaagtgcataacaaataccattaaaggaaaaaaaatgcaaaatgagACATTTTCTGCTCCTACTTGTATAAATGTGTGCTGGTCTAGCCAGTGTATGTTTACATGGGAAAAGGGGGGTATCAGACTCACCCCCTCtcacctctcacacacacaaatatacacactgTAGCTAGAAGCACCTAGTTGGGGAGGGTAGTCAAGAGAGCCTAGGATTCTCCACTTTCTCCAGGAAGTGAtttccagctgcctttgaccatGCCTAGGATTTTCCCAGCACACACAAAGCTATTGTATTGGGAAAGCCCTCCAGCTGGCCACACCCACTGAAGTCCAGCTCAGCTCCCAGAGGCAGCCATCTcagtctcccctttctctctaggTCCAacccaagggaaagggagaacacagGGAGAGTTCCTCTGAATGAGGACTAGCCCCTATGTCCCCCAACCCATCACATCACTACAACCTTCTGCACCAACAAAATGAGAATTTTCTGTCTGAaggtgacctagtagatagaccaagggcctgggagtcagaaggacctgcgttctaatcctgactctgccacttgtctgctatgttgaccttgggcaacttcatttctctgtgcttagttacctcatctggaaagtggggattaagaatgtgagccctatgtggtacagggattgtgtccaacccaattaccttgtatctatgccagtgcataatacagtgcctggcacatagtaaatgcttaacaaataccacagttattattattattaccagtggaaAGATCTGTTTCAAGATCGAATTCCACCTAAACAGTGGCCCACAGCTTGATTCAAGGGGGCACTCCATGGATAATGTGATGAGTTTGGGAGGATGTGGTGAAGAGTGTCTGGTCCCATCTTACAGAATGGTGTAAATGCCATCAGAGGGCACCTTGCCTACAGTTTACGTTTACCTGTTCTTAAGAAGTTTTAATAAACTCCCATCCCATATGTCTTGCTTGTTGTTTTCCACAGAACCAGACCCAAGCCTAAGTCTCTTCACAACATAGGCTTTGCAGATTCAATGCTTGACAAAACCCAGCTAAACCCTGAAAGGAAGGCCAGAACGAGTTCAGTAAATCAAAGACAGAGGCAGGTAGGCTCGCCAGAGACCATACCCAAAATCAATAGGAGAACCAGTGTAGAGCTCACAACTTTCAAATCCTAGTCCTGTCTGCCCCGGAAATCACATACCCTCTCTTTTCTTAACACAATATGATCTTACTAAGTCTGAACAGTAGTCAAATTccaggattgtgtgtgtgtgtgtgtgtgtgttttaaggtGAGGAATCCAAGAGAGGAGTTGATTATCAAAGAAAGCTCTGCCCTGAAAGGGTTTTGTCCAACTTAAAATTCTTGGAAGACAGTTCCCACCTGCTCTGCTTTCCTGCTTAggaaaccctcccttcccctgacttgTAGTCCCCAAGCACGCCTGGTGTCTGTTAATGGTTTCCATCCCCATCATTAAGGGAAAGAGAAGCTGGGTCCCAAAGGAGCCaatagaggcagaggaggagaatgtACAAATTAAAGAAGGTACACTAGGACAACAGGGTAAATCAAAACACAGCCATTCAGCTGTCCCAGATtgctgcctttttcttccaggcttgTGACTAAAGAATGGCAGATGCCAAAAATGATACCTAATGCTATATCCTCCAATCTTTATCACACATCCAGTCCCATCCTTCCACCCTTCAACTCCTACTCTAATCCATTCCACTGCACTCTCTCTCACAGGAAGCAAATGGATTGTTCTGGCTTactgggaggcaggagtggaaggggtggaggagtgAGAGGGCTTAGATGGCAGGTGAGGGGAGATCCAAGTTCAGCTCCGCCACAAGTACAGCTAGCTCCAATCCTAGAAGGCTTCCAACGGATAAATTCACAGATCACAGACAACAATTAAGAAGGGCGCTTTGACCATCAGTTTTCATCAGTCAACTCTTCCTGGCACTCACCTGCTTCCCTCAGCTGCATTCTTGTCCAAAATCCAGCCAAACCAGCCACTTTTATTCCtaactccctctctttctgtccctcaaGAAATGGCTTTCCTCCTCCGTCTCTCTGCTAATACCCTTCTTTACAGCAGAGTCAGAGTGActtttcatgcattcaattgtatttattgagtgcttactgtgtgcaaagtacacagtattaagcacttgggagtatacaatacaacaataaacagatacattccctgcccacagtgagctcactgaaTAATGTATATTCACTGAAATTCACAGGCAATTCAGTGAATGttgtagcatttatttattttgtctgcctccccctctctagagtgtaatctcattgtaggtaaggaatgtgtctgtttattgttgtattgtactctgccaagcacttagtacagtgctctgcacacagtaagtgctcaataaatatgaccaactgaatgaatgaatgacaaatgaaGCTGTGCCAAACAACAGATGCCCTGTTCTAAAGCACTAACCACTAACATccaaaatgagaaacagcatccCCAGTAAGAATACATTTTCAAATAAGGGGGCATTTGAACAGGGCAGGCAGGGCCTCTGCTGTACAGagataaagtcaatcaatcaatcaatcaatggtagttattgagcgcttactgagtgcagagcactgtactaagcagctgggagagtatgatacaacagaattggtagacaagttacctgcccacagtgagtttacagtctaaagtcacagccttaatccataTCTCCTCTGGTTTGGTCAAAGCATACCATTAATTTCTGCTTTAAGGAAAACAGTTAACTAATTTGTGCGAGAAAGACCTTATAAATACAGTAGAAAGGAATCTATGTTCATTTAAAACAATCAAACGTTCAACTAACAAGCTAAACCCTATATTGTTAACTTGTGCA belongs to Ornithorhynchus anatinus isolate Pmale09 chromosome 2, mOrnAna1.pri.v4, whole genome shotgun sequence and includes:
- the TXLNB gene encoding LOW QUALITY PROTEIN: beta-taxilin (The sequence of the model RefSeq protein was modified relative to this genomic sequence to represent the inferred CDS: inserted 1 base in 1 codon; deleted 2 bases in 2 codons) encodes the protein MENNQPTGLTPKQQPTPPVDSSSLFHNQNGLQEQNGEGSPPKNYALVKEAGVPPEKTEGDISEELNRQLEDIIKTYGSATGLVEESPIKGTEKPEKKPEKPEKTESLDHPEDGENEDANDESEREASGTKEPGSIKEQKLEKKILKGLGKEATLLMQTLNKLNTSEEKLEVLFKKYAEMLEEHRAEQKKLKHLQKRQQQVTKEKDQLQSEHSRAILARSKLESLCRELQRHNKTLKEETLQRAREEDEKRKEITSHFQGTLSDIQAQIEQQSERNVKLCQENTELAEKLKSIIDQYELREEHLDKXFKHRELQQKLVDGQTGKQAQEMMKEAEESTSEKRNILLNQAAEWKLQTKMLKEQETLLQAQLKLYAERFEEFQKTLTKSNEVFATFKQEMDKTTKKMKKLEKDTATWKSRFENCNKALLDMIEEKALRTKEYECFVMKIQRLENLCRALHVERNELYKKIKDAKFRDEEEESAHCLEEEAATNAAGNEEMLAEEAREASTSGDAKNPPTSLTLSHHMEKPAVPMNEKTEPCAPPKCSDLNASEVLPFLPPRLESGHSPKHPNPKVEGCRKTPVEQPAQCRPTLKAQNQPVQLGVDFQGQSPKPPAKTGGPPVQPTVEAQSKPTQALIGPHSPPPQPKACDVQTPQPRAGAPGDETSSLMPIPTPKGQGQSVQPKHKGQGQPVQPKPKMHGQPVQPTAKAQGQPVQPKAEIHGQHLQPKVEAHCQPGQPKALAQGQPGQPKGEDHGQPVQPTAKAQGPPVQPTAMAQGQPVQPTAKAQGQPVQPKAEIHSQHLQPKVEAHCQPGQPKAVAQGQPGQPKLVAQSQPGQPKPVAQGQPGQPKAEIHSQHLQPKVEAHCQPGQPKAVAQGQPGQPKLVAQSQPGQPKPVAQGQPGQPKAEPQCQPVQSKVEVQGQHVQPKAVAQCQPIESKAEAHGQPVQLKAVAQDQAVEPKAEAQGHPVQPKVEVQDQHVQNKTMAQYQPAEPKAEAHGQLVQPKAVVQDQPVKLKAEVQGQYVQPKVEVHGQPIQPKTVAQCQPVQPKAEAQGQPVQPKGKAPGQPEQPKAVAQGQPEQPKAEAQGQPVQPKGEAPDQPEQPKAVAQGQPAQPKAEASGHPELPEGEILGLGPKHQVKTDRKGVDQA